The genomic window CAGGGCTGGACCGCCTCGGCCAAACGCTGATCGAATGAATCGAATCGATTTCGGTTGGCGATCCGATGCTGTTCCAGCGGTACGCTCGCGCCGGGGTCGTCGTAGGCCACGGTGGTGGCTTGGATCGAGCCGTCGGAGGATCGCGTGGGCACTCGCACGCTACCGCTGCCCCGCAGGTCATTGTCGACCACCAAGTTGATCGGCGTGGCGTGCAGCTTGGTCGCCAGATGGGAGAGGGCGAAGTTTTTGAACCACACGCCGGGGTGGAATAGCTGCGGCTGGTGACCGGCCAACAGGATCGCATCGGTTCCCGTCGGTCCCTGGTAGTCGCGGTAGCGAGTCGTGTAGTGCGTCGCGGCGCGCAGCAGATCCGCGCGGGCTTGCCGCCGCAGGTCCGCGATAGCGATGCCCGAAAATTCGATATCCCAATCCGCAGCGGCGCGAGCATTATCGGCCAAGAGCTGTGCGGCCGAATCCAGCGGTGGGTCAATCAGGGCAGACCGATCGGTGCGAGGCACGCGATAGGCCTGAAAGGCGGTGGGGGCTTCCAGGGTTTTCATCCGAGCGAGTTGTTGCAAAACCGGTTGCGGCTCTCTGGCAGGACTCGCCCTTGGGCACAGACGGTCGCCATCGATTCCTCGATGATCTGATTGTAATAACGAAGCCGCGTCTCCGCATGGTCCAAGGACCCGCCAAACGACCGTTCCAGGTCCAAATAGATCAGCGGCACGGGCAGTTCCATAATGCTCAGATCCGCCGCCGCCGCTTCGACCCACAACTGCAGCGGCATCGCGTAGCCATTATCGGTGATCCGCAACTTCCGCAGCGCCTCGGTCCGATAAGCTTTGAAACCACAAAAGCCGTCCGTCAAATTGAGCCCCAACCGATCGTTCAGCTGCGCGGTGATGCGGCGGTTGATGAACAGCCGCTGCGGCGGGGGCTGACTGTCGCCCTCGTACTGTTTTAGGTAGCGGCTGCCCGAGACGATATCGAACGATTTGCCGGCTTCGATAAATCGCGGAATCCGTTTCGGTTGGTGCTGACCATCGCAGTCCAGCGTGACCAGCCCATCGAAGCCCTTATCGATGGCGAACTGAAATGCCGACTGCAGAGCGGCCCCGTAGCCCCGATTTTGAGGGTGATGGACCACACGCACATCGTCGCGGCGAGCCAGCAATTCGCTGGTTCCGTCGCTGCTGCCATCGTCCACGACCAGCACATCGGCCGCGTACTGCAGGACTTCGTCCAACACCGCATCGACGTGCGTCGCTTCGTTAAAGACCGGCAACGCCGCCAACCATCGTTCGTTTTCGTGTCTCAAAGCTTCCTCCTATGGAACCAACCCACCGCGACGATCGCCGTCGTAGCATGACTCTCTGAGTCGTGCAGGCGCGCGGGGACACGACTCGGAGAGTCATGCTACAGAGTCCACCGAGCGTGCAATTTCTGCGCCAGCCAGCTCATTCTAGCCCTCTGGCAATGCTCGTTGAGTTCATCGCACCGCCACGGGGTCGGTAAAACACTGGAAAACGGCCGCAAAACGGCTAGAGATTCGCAATCGGGTCGCGATCGTTTTCGCTGGCCCAGATCGTCAGTCGATCGTGGAGCGCTGCCAGTCGGCCTGCCAATTCTTCCATTGCAAAGCGTTCGCTGGCGTAGTGGCCGAGCAGCACCAGGCCGACGCCGCGAGCTTCCGCATCCAGGCAGGTGTGGAAGGTGGCTTCACCGGTGACCATCGCATTGCAACCGCGCTGCACCGCGACATCCAGAAAGCTGCCGCCGCTGCCACAGGCCAGCGCGACTTTCCGCACCAGTTGGTCTGGCGAGCCCACCAAGCGAACGCCGCTGGCCGACGTCTTGGCCGCCACGGCTTGCGCCACATGGCCCAGCGTGGTGCCTTCAGCGGCGCGGCCCTGGCGGCCGGCGCCATGCGGCACCTCCACCGAGGGTGAATCGGCCAGAGCAGAGGGTTCTGCGTCCCATTCGATCAGCTTGAGCGGTGCCACATCATCCAACTGCAGGCAATCAGCCAGCTGTTGGTTGATGCCATCGACGGCCGAATCCCAAGCCGTGTGAGCGCTATATACGGCCACGCCACCACGGATCAGGTCCAGCAGCATCCCGCCGGCCACCGTATCGCGGGTGATGCGAGCCAAGGGTTTGAAGGGCAGCGGGTGATGGCTGACGATCAAATCCGCCCGCCGCTCGACGGCTTCGGCGACCACCGCGGGCGTGATCGTCAAGCACACCATGACACGTTGGACGGGTTGCCGGCGGTCACCCACCAGCAGACCGACATTGTCCCAAGACTCGGCCAGCGGCAACGGAGCCAACTGGGCCAGGGTCTGGCAAACGTGTTGAATGGTTTCGGACATGGTCGCTAACGCGGAGCGATCATGCAGATCATGCGGCGACCATGTTGCTGCGGCGTGGTTTCCACCTTGCCGTATTCGCTCAGCGTTTCGATCACCGACTGCATGACCTTACGGCCTTCTTCGATGTGAGCCATTTCCCGGCCGCGGAACAGCACCGAGACCTGGACCTTGTCCTTGTGCTTCAAGAACTTGATGGCTTGCCGCACGCGGGTGTTGATATCCTCCTGGCCCGTTTTGGGTCGCAGGCGGATTTCTTTGGTTTTGTTATGAGAACCGCCGTGGTTCTTCTTTTTGTTCTTGTCGTATTTGTACTTTCCGTAGTCCATGATCCGGCAAACCGGCGGACGCTCGGTGGGGGCCACTTCGACCAAGTCCAGGCCGGATTCCCGAGCCCGATCGAGGGCTTCCTCGGTGGGAATGATGCCCAGTTGTTCACCGTCGGCGGCGATCACACGAATGGGGGTGATACGGATTTGCGAATTGATACGAGTCGAGTCGCGTTGTTCGTTTTGTGGGGGTCGTCGTGCCAGTGCCACCAAAAAGTCGCTCCTTTGCCGGGTGGTGTTCCCAGCAAACCATGAATGAAATGAATCTCCACCGGCCAAGCACCAAGTGGTTCATGGTTACCTAGCATGCCCAGAGTGGACAATCGGTGAAGTTCCGATAACTGCAAAGTATCGGTGCCCTGGAACCCCAAAGTCAACAGAGTTTATTGGGATTTTGACGGTTTTACCCGTTTTGCCCGCCTGCTGTACCGATGTTGTGCAGTGAAAATGGGTTCGCACCAGGGCTTGACGAGATGGGAAACTCAACGCAGACTACCGAACCCTGACCGGCAAGCGGCGACTGGACTCCAGCGTTTCGCCCGCCGATACCCAGGGAACGCCCCGCCCACGACACATTCTGGGCGGCAGGCCCACCCGGGCGATTAGCTCAGTTGGTTAGAGCGCCACGTTGACATCGTGGAGGTCACAGATTCGAATTCTGTATCGCCCACTCCCGAAAAAAGCCCGCCCAGCGCGGGCTTTTTTTGTGCGCCCTGCCCCGCTCCCCGTAGCCGAAGTCGCCAGACTTTG from Roseimaritima ulvae includes these protein-coding regions:
- a CDS encoding glycosyltransferase family 2 protein gives rise to the protein MRHENERWLAALPVFNEATHVDAVLDEVLQYAADVLVVDDGSSDGTSELLARRDDVRVVHHPQNRGYGAALQSAFQFAIDKGFDGLVTLDCDGQHQPKRIPRFIEAGKSFDIVSGSRYLKQYEGDSQPPPQRLFINRRITAQLNDRLGLNLTDGFCGFKAYRTEALRKLRITDNGYAMPLQLWVEAAAADLSIMELPVPLIYLDLERSFGGSLDHAETRLRYYNQIIEESMATVCAQGRVLPESRNRFCNNSLG
- a CDS encoding Nif3-like dinuclear metal center hexameric protein yields the protein MSETIQHVCQTLAQLAPLPLAESWDNVGLLVGDRRQPVQRVMVCLTITPAVVAEAVERRADLIVSHHPLPFKPLARITRDTVAGGMLLDLIRGGVAVYSAHTAWDSAVDGINQQLADCLQLDDVAPLKLIEWDAEPSALADSPSVEVPHGAGRQGRAAEGTTLGHVAQAVAAKTSASGVRLVGSPDQLVRKVALACGSGGSFLDVAVQRGCNAMVTGEATFHTCLDAEARGVGLVLLGHYASERFAMEELAGRLAALHDRLTIWASENDRDPIANL
- the infC gene encoding translation initiation factor IF-3 — translated: MALARRPPQNEQRDSTRINSQIRITPIRVIAADGEQLGIIPTEEALDRARESGLDLVEVAPTERPPVCRIMDYGKYKYDKNKKKNHGGSHNKTKEIRLRPKTGQEDINTRVRQAIKFLKHKDKVQVSVLFRGREMAHIEEGRKVMQSVIETLSEYGKVETTPQQHGRRMICMIAPR